A segment of the Candidatus Cloacimonadota bacterium genome:
GAATTTCCATCAACTCTTCGTAAGCGAAACTTTTTTTAAGGAGAACGCCCTGTTCCATGCAGGCGACCAGTTTATCGCGATTTGCTTCATGAACTTCAATGGCCACCAAATCGGTTACATGGAACTTATAGGGAAGCTGAAAGAAATCGGTCAGTAAATCAATTTGTAAGAGATCAATGAAAATATTGGCGTCATTTACCAAAAGAATCATGAGACAAAAAGAACCTCATCTTGGAACTGCGACTCCGGCATATTCAGGAACTGGGCCGCTTTGCTGAAAGAGATCACCTGTTCTGCGGCACCGTGATAAATTAGCTGTTTGAACCGATTGGAGACTTCCTTGCCTTCATATTTTCCCGGCTCTTCAATATGCCAGCCGCTTTTCCTGACATTGATGCAAAAGGATTTATAGGCGTTTGGACTGATAATTGAAAGGTTGGCAGCCCGGGCCATGATTGCCTGGATGGATATGCCGAAAATTCCTTTCAGTTTTTTCAGCTCCCACAGGGTGATTTTAGAGCGATTTTTCCCCAGTTCTTTTCTTATCACGGCTTCGGGTAAAAGCAGGTCACCGGCAAAGGTATGACAGAGCTTTTCGATATCCTGCCCATCAGCCTGTGAAAAATCAAGGAGCAGATGTCCCAGTTCATGGGCAATGGTAAAGCGCTTACGCGCTAGGTCATATCCCTTGTAAACAGCCACAACCGGGACATTAAAACCGGATACGAATCCTGACAGACCGTCAAAATAATCAAATTCAGATACTTCAAAAATTTTGAACCCCTTATCCTCCAGCAGTTCAATCAAGTGAGACACCGGCCCCTGTCCCAACGCCCACTTTTCACGGATTTCCTGTGCCGCCACCTCAATGTCTTCCCGGGTCTTAACCAAGGGGTTGCTCACCGGATTTTCAAACACAGTCTGGACATCGAGTATATCCTCCAGCTCCATATATTTTTGAATGAAGTCAATGGTCTGGTACTTGATCTGATCCTCAACCTTTCGGGTCATCCTGGCTTTTTTTCTGAACTCCAGCCCTTCAATGGTGATGGAAGAGGGCCTAAAAAAATAATCTATCTTCACGCCCAGGGCAGTCGACAGGGTAATCAACACCTCACTGCTCGGGTTAATCTTCCCTTTTTCATATTTGCTGATGGCCTGCTTGGTTACCACGGAACCGGCTTTTTCGACCAGGGCCGCCATACTCAAACCCGCCATTTTTCTTGCACTGTATAAGCGTTTCCCGAATTCATTGATCATGATTATCACCTCATTGGTTGACTAATATCATAATTGCTTAAGCTTTGTCAACCAAGGTTATTGTTAATTCTACTATATTCTTTTTTCAATATGGACCATCGATAATCCCCCGGAGACAACACCATTCTAAGTTAT
Coding sequences within it:
- a CDS encoding DUF3368 domain-containing protein; protein product: MILLVNDANIFIDLLQIDLLTDFFQLPYKFHVTDLVAIEVHEANRDKLVACMEQGVLLKKSFAYEELMEI
- a CDS encoding XRE family transcriptional regulator — protein: MINEFGKRLYSARKMAGLSMAALVEKAGSVVTKQAISKYEKGKINPSSEVLITLSTALGVKIDYFFRPSSITIEGLEFRKKARMTRKVEDQIKYQTIDFIQKYMELEDILDVQTVFENPVSNPLVKTREDIEVAAQEIREKWALGQGPVSHLIELLEDKGFKIFEVSEFDYFDGLSGFVSGFNVPVVAVYKGYDLARKRFTIAHELGHLLLDFSQADGQDIEKLCHTFAGDLLLPEAVIRKELGKNRSKITLWELKKLKGIFGISIQAIMARAANLSIISPNAYKSFCINVRKSGWHIEEPGKYEGKEVSNRFKQLIYHGAAEQVISFSKAAQFLNMPESQFQDEVLFVS